In the genome of Streptomyces aquilus, the window GGTCCGGCTCGGGAGTTGACCACAAGGCCTACGCCATGCCTGACAATCACCCCGGAGGTGGCCGCGTGTTGATCGGTGAACTTGCCGCACAGACAGGGACCACGACCCGTGCCCTGCGCTACTACGAGGAGCAGGGCCTGCTGGAGTCCGACCGGGCGCCGTCGGGCTACCGCGTCTACGGCCCGCATGCGGTGACCAGGGTCCGAAACGTCCGCGACCTGCTTGCCTCCGGGTTCACCGTGGAGAACGTCAAGTCCTTCGTGCGCTACCTCGACACCGATCTGCCAGAGGTCTTCGAGTACTCGCCGTTGTGTGCCGACGGCTACGGCATCGGCACACAACGGGTGGCTGAACTGGAGGAGAAGATCGCAGCATTGACACGGCTGCGCGACACCCTCGTTCACCGGATGCCCTGGTTGGCGACGCCCAGTGAGATGCCGCAGAAAGGAGCCGCCTGAACCGGCAAGCCCAGAAGAACGAAGCCCCAGCGCCCGTGCAACGTTCCGGGAAGCCATCGGACGGGCACGCCACTGCGGGAGCAGACCGTCGGCGAATGCCTGCGCCACCGCCGCAGAAGCGACCTGCCGCGCCAGCCCGCGGCCTCTTTCCCCCGGCGCAGTGAGCACGCACATATGGGCGGCTGCCGCGGGCCAGGCTTGATACCCCGCCGCAGCCACCACGTCCGCGCCCCCGCGCACGACGAACGCGGCGGAGGTGATGCCGTCCATCCCGCTCTCACCGGCGTCCTCGGAC includes:
- a CDS encoding MerR family transcriptional regulator, producing MLIGELAAQTGTTTRALRYYEEQGLLESDRAPSGYRVYGPHAVTRVRNVRDLLASGFTVENVKSFVRYLDTDLPEVFEYSPLCADGYGIGTQRVAELEEKIAALTRLRDTLVHRMPWLATPSEMPQKGAA